A genomic segment from Diadema setosum chromosome 11, eeDiaSeto1, whole genome shotgun sequence encodes:
- the LOC140234882 gene encoding uncharacterized protein encodes MPGLRGPGSRSRESEVVAALAELRESNLRGNGISDATWREVVEDYFCVRNDDSDSDSDEISILDESYEIESEEDADELRDAPLACGRVEPEPAKTCKDKDAILRFECACRCKENFPTEQLLHYRFTMLELGRNEKDLVVMAQLHAFNNSDEITSCSKRKSQKERERGRCTYSFRGHQVCRAFFKMCHIISTNKLTSLKKWVEEFGVCPVVSKSGGRRFNLSSLSPDELKAAVNFICNYAEDNAVFLPGRVPGYTRSDVRLLPSSHPKVDVWRQYKSAMDDAGQRAMGQSTFLKVWRKYQPNILVCKPMSDLCWQCQRNNSLLYRSANLPEAEKERRVGEQLVHLRNAKRQREVLQEMVSSSKRALRDEKLGSNAACSRDITAHYSFDYAQQIHFPACPQQPGPIYFLTPRKCGIFGINCEGASQQVNFLVDEGMCVSKGSVSVISFLHYFFGSYGLGEKDAQLHCDNCSGQNKNRYLLWYLAWRVMEGLHQTISLNFLLAGHTKFSPDFCFGLLKRSIKKSSICTLADIAAAVERSAANNMNIAQLVGDEGGTQFVPTYKWQEFLAPFFRPLPNIKKYHHFRLTADEPGVVYAKMLADSPEERFCLLKDPTILPSGLPDIEPPPGLSRERQAYLFDKIREFCRPDARNITCPRPR; translated from the exons ATGCCAGGCCTTCGAGGCCCTGGATCTCGCTCTCGCGAGAGCGAAGTGGTCGCTGCTCTTGCGGAGTTGCGGGAATCGAATTTACGCGGAAATGGCATAAGTGACGCAACGTGGCGCGAAGTCGTCGAAGACTACTTCTGCGTCAGAAACGATGACTCTGACTCTGACTCTGACGAAATCAGCATCTTGGACGAAAGTTATGAGATCGAGAGCGAGGAGGATGCTGACGAATTGCGTGATGCCCCTTTAGCATGTGGTCGTGTAGAACCGGAACCAGCGAAGACTTGCAAGGACAAGGACGCTATTCTGAGATTCGAGTGCGCTTGTCGGTGTAAGGAAAACTTCCCAACCGAACAGCTTCTCCATTACCGGTTCACCATGTTGGAGCTTGGTCGCAACGAAAAAGACTTAGTCGTTATGGCCCAACTTCACGCGTTCAACAACTCCGATGAAATTACGTCTTGTTCGAAGCGTAAAAGTcaaaaggagagggagagaggcaGATGTACTTACTCGTTTCGGGGCCATCAAGTTTGCCGAGCGTTCTTCAAGATGTGTCACAT CATCAGCACCAACAAGCTGACGTCTCTGAAGAAATGGGTGGAGGAGTTTGGAGTCTGCCCGGTCGTGAGCAAGTCTGGTGGAAGGCGTTTCAACCTAAGCTCGCTCTCTCCAGATGAGTTGAAAGCCGCCGTCAACTTCATCTGCAACTACGCCGAGGACAACGCTGTGTTTCTTCCAGGACGTGTCCCAGGTTACACTCGCAGCGATGTTAGGCTCCTCCCGTCGTCGCATCCCAAAGTTGACGTGTGGCGGCAGTACAAGTCTGCAATGGATGACGCAG GACAACGCGCTATGGGGCAGAGTACGTTCCTGAAGGTGTGGCGGAAGTACCAGCCCAATATACTCGTCTGCAAGCCGATGAGCGACCTGTGCTGGCAGTGTCAACGCAACAACAGCCTCTTGTACAGGAGCGCCAATCTTCCGGAGGCTGAAAAGGAGAGACGCGTCGGGGAGCAGCTCGTCCATCTGAGGAACGCgaaaagacagagagaagtCCTCCAAGAAATGGTGTCCAGTAGCAAGAGAGCATTGCGCGACGAGAAGTTGGGGAGTAACGCAGCTTGCTCCAGGGACATCACAGCTCACTACAGCTTCGACTACGCCCAACAGATCCACTTCCCTGCATGTCCCCAGCAGCCTGGCCCAATCTACTTCCTGACCCCCCGGAAGTGTGGCATCTTTGGCATCAACTGCGAAGGAGCATCGCAGCAG GTCAACTTCCTTGTCGACGAAGGAATGTGCGTCTCGAAAGGCTCCGTCTCCGTCATCTCCTTCTTGCACTATTTCTTTGGCTCGTATGGTTTGGGGGAGAAGGACGCGCAGCTCCACTGTGACAACTGCAGCGGACAGAATAAGAATAGGTATCTGCTGTGGTACCTGGCGTGGAGGGTCATGGAGGGACTCCATCAGACGATCAGCCTCAACTTTCTTCTCGCCGGACATACCAAGTTTTCCCCGGACTTCTGTTTCGGCTTGCTGAAGAGATCCATCAAGAAATCGTCCATCTGCACACTCGCCGACATCGCCGCGGCCGTCGAGAGAAGCGCCGCGAACAACATGAACATCGCTCAACTCGTCGGAGATGAAGGCGGTACGCAGTTCGTCCCTACCTACAAGTGGCAGGAATTCCTCGCCCCGTTCTTCCGACCTCTTCCGAACATCAAGAAGTACCACCACTTTCG GCTTACAGCAGACGAGCCAGGAGTCGTGTACGCTAAGATGCTAGCTGACAGCCCTGAAGAGAGGTTCTGCCTTCTCAAGGATCCAACCATCCTGCCATCTGGTCTGCCCGACATCGAACCGCCTCCGGGACTCAGCAGAGAGCGTCAGGCGTATCTCTTTGACAAGATCAGAGAGTTCTGCCGGCCTGATGCACGAAATATCACGTGTCCCAGGCCTCGCTGA